The Candidatus Synechococcus calcipolaris G9 DNA window AACCCAGATTCATCTCTACGAATTTGATCTGGCAGGGAAATTAGCGAGTCAACAAACCTTTGCCATTCCAGGGTTTGCCTTTATTCATGACTTTGCCCTCACCCCCACCTATGCCATTTTCTTTCAGAATCCGGTCGCGCTGAATCCGATCCCCTATCTGTTGGGGTTGCGGGGGGCGGCCCAATGTATTCGCTTCAATCCCCAAGAACCCACCCGCATTTGGCTGATGCCACGGCAAGGGGGAACTCCCCACTGCTTGACCATGCCCGCCTGTTTTGTCTTTCACCATGCCAATGCCTACGAGGAAGGGAGCCAAATCACCATTGATTCCATTGCCTATAGTCATTTTCCTGCCCCACAACCAGCCATGGATTTCCGGGATGTCAATTTTGCCGACTTACCCCCCAGTCAACTGTGGCGCATTCAGATCAACCTGGAGGATGACAGTGTCCGCCCTGATTGCCTCGATCCACGCTGTTGTGAATTTCCCACCCTCCATCCCCATTGGGTCGGGCAGCCCTATCGCTATGTCTATATGGCAGCGGGTCATGATCCGGTGGAGAATGCACCTCTGCAAGCTCTGTTACGCCGAGATTTGATCACAGGGGAGGAACAACTGTGGTCCTTCGCTCCCCACGGGTTTGTCAGTGAGCCGGTTTTTGTGCCAAAGGGGTTACAGGCAGATAAGCCGATCTGGGCGGCCCCAGGCAAGGAAGCAGACGGGTGGATACTACAGGTGGTATACGATGCCAGTGATGAAAAGTCCCATCTTCTGATTTTTGATGCGGCCCAGATTACGGCGGGCCCAGTGGCACGGTTATCCCTGCGCCATCATATTCCCTACGGCTTGCATGGCACGTTTACGCCAAAAGTGTTTCTACAACCATAAGTTAAACGACCACAAGTTAAACCTAAAAATAAAAATGCAAACTAGGTTTGCGATCGCCGTTTTTTGGATGGGGTTGATGAGCCTAAGGAGCCTTGAAAGGATTGACCTACCCCCTGGGCAATGCCTCGGCCAATCAAACCAATACCCCGGCCAATCACATGGGTCAAAATATAGACCATTCCTTGACCGACCCAAGCAATGGCCGATCGCACTGGGGGGGACAGGGCATCTCGGGTTTCCAGGGCAAGAGTTACCAACAGCCGCATTCCTTCTAGGGCTTGTAGCTCTTGCGTGCGGGGTAAGGCAACGTATTTTTTCTCAATGCCGCGATCGCTCAGGTAAATCAGAGCCATGCGACTTTCAAAAATATCCTGGGGTTCGCCAATCAAATGAAACCAGCGATATTTCCAAGATAGGGCATTCCGAAAACGTTCAATTTCGCGACTTGAAAGCATCCGGCGATCGAAAAAGTTGGACTGAATTTCTTCCAGATGGCTCAAGCGATTTAAGAGGGGCTGGATCACCCCATTACTGACCCCCAAAATCAGATGATCCACGAGGGCATCCAAAATGGGTACTGTTTCTGGACTGCCGTAGGCGTAGCGTTTTTGATCAATATGCAGGGGTGTTTGTAGGAGCAAATGGGCGAATAACTCCGGCACTAGGGGGATCGGCTCTAGTAAACCTCGCTGTACCAAGGGAGCTTCCACCAAGAGTATGGGGGTGATCTCCGTTTGCCCATCTTTAATCAGGGTATAGGGGCCAAAAAATGCGCGGGTACTTTGTTCCCATAGATCCAGTAGAAGGCGATCGCGACGTTGGTTTAAAAATTCACGGCTGGGGGGAGTAATTTGCAAGGCCCGTAAAATTCCTTCCCATTCCCGCAGCACCGTATAGACCAGTTCCCGCCGCTTTTCTGCCGTTAAAATATCAATCTCAAGAACCGATCCCGTTAAATTCAACAGATCACTCTGACTACGACTGAGGCAGCGATCGATTAGGGCGGGAATGGTTTGATTCGATACCAAAGGAGAGGGTGGGGACGGTGTTTTCAGGGTCTGGGTCGGTTGGCGAGAGGGGGGCAAAAATTGACCGACCAACCAACGAGCCACTAAAATTTCCCGTTGTCGGCCTTCGCAGACGAGCCGTTGCCAGGGATGGAGTTGCTCCTGACTTAAGTAACGATTCAGGGCCGTTAACCAGGTGTCCATATCCTCTAAGCCGGACTGAATAAACTGGTATTGCCAGCGGGTGATTGGATTGGGATAGCGCTGCCGCACCGTGGGTTGGGGAATGGGCAGGAGCCACACCTGCTCCCCGTCATGAATAGCCTGTAGCCCCGCAATTAATTCTTCGAGGGCAGTCCCCTTGGGATAAACCCCTTCGATTCCTAGGGTTGTGGCTAATTCCAGGAGTGATCGCCCCCCTGGCCCCACTAAAAGCAAGATGCGGATTTGGGGATAGTACTGTTTCAACCATTGCATCAACCAGGGTGTCGCCTCATGATTCACCGTTAACTGGGCATCGATCACGGCAATATCTACCCCAGGGCGATCGCCCCCAAGAGGTGCAGTCCGCAAAAACTGAACCACACTATTTCCATCAGCAACTCCCACCACCACTGTTAGGATCTGGCCATCCGTCGTTTTTACCTGATTTAAGCCCACCTCTAAGCCGAGACGAAAGACCGGATCGCCATCGGCAATCAATAACCGCAGTCCGGGGAATAATTCCTCAGCGGCAGGGGGGCCATCCAAGGAGGAGTCCATAGAACTAATAATGGTTTCTGGTGGGGATGGATCCGCCATGGACTGAACCTGATTGAAGTGGGCAAATAAATACTCTAAGACTACCTTGGATTATCAAAGTCTAGGACGATCGCGAAGAAGAATTTATATATTGGCTAACCAATTGGGCAATGACAACAGCTGGATACATCTGGCCAAACAACCCTTCGATAATCGCTAGGGACATGGTGATGGGAATGGTAGGTGTAATATCACCATAGCCAATTGTTGTTAGGGATACAAAACTAAAATAGATTAAATCAAGCAGATCAGCGTAGTCATGAGGAAACTTAAAACTCTCTGGATAGATCGTATAAACAATACGGTAGGCAAAGTAAAAGAAGTAACCTAAAAGAAAATAGACACAAATTCCACCTCGAATAGAATCAGAGGTAACTAACTCTTGACGAAAAATACTATTCATTGTCAAATAAATAGAGATTGCTACGAACGTGAGGTAAACTAAATTAGCCATAACAATAATCACTTGATGGTATGGTTGAAGAATCCCCATAAAAACAGTAAAAATCTGAATCAATCCAACCCCAAATATCAGACCACAATAGACTAAAAATTTCGTGTGACGAATGCGAAATGTCCTGACAATTAAGACGACAACAACCGTCAGCATGAGAATTGCCACAGTTAGAGCGAGTTTTCGCTGTGGAAATAGGGTGGGTAACAGTATCAAAAACAACTGAGCCGTTAACAACTGGGAATACTGATTCTGCAAAAATAATTCATGACGCGGAACTAGGCCCATTCCCATTCCTCCAGTTGATTATCAGAGTAAAAAATCATCCATGGCTGGGTGGGGGCGGCAAATCGGCAGAATCTCTTCTAGTTCATTGCCCGGTTGGGCAATCACCTGTTGAGAAATTACACTATGGCCGGGAACCTCTCCTAGGGCCGATCGCCCTGCCTTGACCGCAACCTGTACATCAGAAACCGATCCGCGGATCACCACCGACCAATAGCCATCGCCAATCCCTTCACAGCTAACCACCCTGACTTGGGCTGCTTTGACCATAACATCAGCCACCTGTAGGGCCGCTGGATACCCTAAAACTTGAACCATACCAACGGCGATCGCCATTAGACAACCCCAAAACTTACTTTGATAGTATTAAATAAATGACTGGTTATTATACCCTACTAGTTATAAATCCCCGTTCAATCCCTAGCTCAAACGCACCCCCAGGGAAAAGCCCCCATCCACCGTCAGACAAGCCCCAGTGATATAAGCCGCTTCGGGAGAGCATAAAAAAACAGCGGCCTGGGCTAACTCCTCTGGGGTGCCAATTCGACCAAGGGGACTGACCTGAGCTAAAAGTGCTTCACCTGCTGTGATCCCATCCGCGCCGGCCTTGGCCAAAAAACCCCGTAACATTGGCGTATCGACCGGGCCTGGAGCCAATTCATTTACCCGGATCCCCTGGGGCCCCTCCTCTAGGGCTGCACAACGGGTCAACATCGAAACAGCAGCCTTACTGGCGTTGTAGAGGGCATTATGGGGTACTTCATGACGGGCTGCAATGGAGGTAAGATTGAGAATTGCTCCGGTTTTTTGGGGTCGCATTGCCCGAATTTCTGCCTGCATACAGACAAACAGGCCCCGCACATTGGTACCAAAGACCGCATCAAACTCGGCCAAACTGTAGTCCACCAGGCTCTGCTCGAGATCTAGCCCCGCTGCATTCACTGCGGCTACCAAGCCCCCTGCCTCCTGAGCAAATTGGTTAATCGCGGTCTCGGTCTGGCAAGCATCCTGGACATCGGCCAACAATGGGATGGCCTCACCCCCGGCGGCTTGAATTTCAGTAACGACTTGATTGGCCCGCGTCGCATCTCGTCCTAGAACTCCAACTTTTGCCCCCACTTGACCAAAGGCCACGGCGATCGCCCGACCAATACCTGAGGTTGCTCCAGTGACCAATACTGGTTGATTTTCAAATGACATCATACACCCAATGAGTCTATAAAATTACAGTAATCATTGTGAAATTTTCATCCACGGGAACCCTTACCCAACTGTTTCTCCAGGATAACAACCCGATTTTAATAAATTCAAAGTCAGTTTGCACGGACTGGGGCAATCTGGGCCGAATTAACCTTCAGGGCTTGCGAGATGCTTACAACTCAGTATATACTCAGCTATTTTCCAGTCCCAAGAATTATCAATATCAATTGATTCATCGAAAGAGTTTATTTCTAAAGGAACAGGATCATTATTAAAAAAACTCTTATATTTTTGTAGGTTATGAGGTGTAATTAGATAAAAAGATCCATTGATTGTATAGGCTTTTGGCAAATCTTGTGATCTTAATTTAAGGCCTCCAGTAATAAATGGTTCCATTTTATCGTCTTTAATTTGAAAACACCACATTGGATGAGATTTTGCTGGAGATACTCCTAGAATAGTTCGATATTTATATTTTTCAAATAAATGGATACCTTTTTTAATCGTTTCCTTGCTTCTAAAAGGTGAGGTTGGTTGTAACAATAGCAAACCGTCAACACTACCCTTTGCAAGAACATACCAACTTAATGTGTGCAAACAAACATCAACAATTGAGGCAGTATCAGATGCTAGTTCATGTGGTCTTAACCAGGGAACCATAGCTTCTGCACTTCTTGCGATTGCTGCAATTTCTGGATCATCTGTGGACACTAAAATATCACAAATTTCCGTAATTTCTTTTGAAATATCTATACTCCAAAGTAATGAGAGATTTATCTCCTAAAATACGAATATTTTTCCTAGGTAATCGCTTAGAACCTCCCCGTGCAGGGATTACTGCTAAAATTTTCATAGTGCAATAAATTGCTGTAGTATTTTTAATCCAATCTCACCACTTTTCTCAGGATGAAACTGACATCCATAAATATTATCCCGGGCAACTACAGCAGGAATGGAAATGCCTCCATAAATGCAATCTGCAATTCGATGCGCTTTATTTTCTGTGACAGCCATAAATGAGTGGACAAAATACACAGAGCTTACTAAGGAGATCGTACTAAGTATTGTATCGTTCCAGTTTGATCTACTTTTTGCAAGCACTAAATTACTCCAGCCAATATGGGGAATTTTCTGAGGAATACCAGCAGTTGATTTCTTAGGGACTGGAATTACTCGTCCAGGTATGAGATTAAGTCCCTGGGTCAAACCAAATTCCTCACTTTCACTCAAAAGAAGTTGCATTCCCAAGCAAATTCCCAGGAATGGTATGCCTGCATTGACAACTTCGTGAACAACCTCCACTAAATGCCTGCGTTGTAGTTCTGCCATGGCATTACCAAAAGCGCCCACTCCAGGTAAAACTACTCTTGCCGCCGATAAAATATGTTTCGGATTGGATGTAACTTCTACATTTGCACCACAGTACTCTAAGCCTCGCTGGACGCTGAGCAAATTACCTATACCATAGTCAATGACTGCAACAGTACTCATAGATGGCGAACATCGATTCCTGCTAACTTAGCTATATTTCGTATTTCTGCTAGGGTTGAGCGATCGTAGTGAAGAATATCAGCCATAGCTACCGCATCAGCATCACCATGTTGAACAACATCGATCATATCTTCAGGTTTACCCATACCACCACTGGCAATGACTGGAATAGTCACAATTTGCGTGATCGCCCTAACTAAGCTAATATCAAATCCTTTGCGGGTTCCTTCTCGATCTACAGAAGTTAACAGGATTTCACCTGCACCCAAGGTAACACCCTGTTTAACCCAATCAATGACATCTAAACCAGTGCGTTCACGCCCATTATCTGTATAAACTTCCCAATAATCTGGAGACATTTGCTTTGCTTCAATTGAAAGCACCATACACTGACTACCAAAGCGGTGGGCAATCTCAGTAATGAGACTTGGGTTAGCCACGGCAGCCGTATTAACTGCAACTTTATCAGCACCAGACCTTAATAAATGGTTAGCATCTTCTACAGATCTTATACCCCCGCCAACAGTAATCGGAATGAAAATATCCTTGGCGGCATTTTCAATAATATGGCTAAGGTTATTGCGTCCATAGAGACTTGCTACGCAATCCATATAAATTAATTCGTCAGCACCTTGTTGATAGTAGCGTTGGGCGTAATCTCCTGGTAAACCGATCACTCGCAATCCCTCAAGGTGAACCCCTTTGATTAGGTTAGTTCCCTTAATATCTAAGCGAGGAATTAAACGAATGTTTCTCATCTCTTTGTTGTTAAACTTAATGCCACACAGCGTGTCTTAATTTCCATTGTTGATTATCGAAATACCATAGATGTGGAGATCGAAAGGTATCAGTCAAAAACTGAAAATATTTACGATCCATGATTGGCTGCTCAAACATTTGACTTGCATAAGGAAACTCTGCTTCAGGCAAGCTTAAATAGCGAAAAATTTCATCAGCAAATCGCTCAGGAAATTCATGATCAAATCGTTTAACAAGGGCAATACCTTCATCACGATCAATATCACCGGATCGAATTTCTTGAGCTGCATCATAGGTTGCTCGTCCAATGCCAAATTTGATTCCCGTTGTATAGTAATGAAAATCATCAATACGATCGTCAATACTATTATATTTACTGTATGTACCTGGCGTTCGTTCAGGTGAAGCTTGAAATCCACCATTTTCAACGGCATAGTAGTAACAGCTTTGAGGATGCCATTTTAAGTAATATCCTAAATAATGAACTTCAATTTTCTTGTCAAGTAATTGATTTGGATCTGCTGGCAAGTAAGGCTGTAGGTCATTGTCTGTTAAACCAAATTTTTCCTTTAAGTCACTAATGGATACCCCGCCAAGAAAAATTTTAGATTGATCTGTTACTGAAAAATATGCCCAATCTCGCTGAGCATTATCTGTATCACTAATTGGATTACCATACTCTGCTTCATTTTCACCGTAAAAAACCAATGGAATGTTGAACAATAAAGCCATTTTAGGAGCCAATGATTTTTGCCCAAACATAAAGGCTTGAAAGGGGTGAAAGAGTAGCTCGGTAGATAATCGAGAGAGTAGCCGATGAACGCGCCCATTGGGTGTCATTAAGTAGTTATCAAAGCCAGCATGAATCCACGCTTGGAGGTTTTTCCATCCCCACTCAGTATAAATATGGGGAGACCAGGTAACGGTCAGGGGATGCATCCCATATTTATATTTCAATACATGAGCTGCATAAAAACTATCTTTTCCGCCAGAGCCAGGAACAAGGCAATCATAGCTCCCGTCATTTTTACGGTATTTATCGCATAATTCTTTCAGTTGAAGATCTCGATCGCCCCAGTCAATATCATTTTTCTTTCTTTTTGTATAATTACAGGCATCACAAATACCATTCTCATCGAAGTTGATGGTTGCTTTTTTTGTTTTTTGGGTATGTTGATATTCAACAGCAGAATTAGGACGTTGATTGGATATAACACAACTACGACAAAATTTTACCTCTTGAGGTAATCCATAAAAAGCTTTTAGATCTAGATTATCCTTGCAATAGTCATCTAGATCAATATTAGCAGGATAGGGAATAATATTCATAGTTTTTTGGCACGGTATAGTGTTGAATGATTGACAATGAAATGATTTTTTATGAGGCTAAAAAAAGTAGTAAATAATTTCAGAATTTTCATTACCTACGGACAAGTAATTAGGATAAACAAAATATTGTCTGCGACAGAAAAAGCGCAAGTATGTTAATATAATTAAACAATCTAAACACCAGAATACATCGATTTTTATTTTATTCATTATTGACATTTCTTATCCTTTGGAAGAACTACCAAATATTTAAACCACCATCCACAATAATATTCTGACCAGTAAGATAACTTGAGGCATCTGAAGCTAAATATAGTAAAGCACCAACCATCTCTGATGCTTGAGCCATTCTATTTAATGGAACGCGATGAGAGTAACGAAGTTTAAATTCATTATTTTGTCCACTTTCAACCCCCCCTGGAGATAAACTATTCACTCGAATTCCTTCCCTTGCCCAGTAGGTTGCCAAATACTTAGTCAGGCCAATTACTCCTGCTTTAGACACACTATAGACAGCAGGCGTATTTATTTCTCGTCCCATATATAATGATTTTTCATAAATTCGCTGGTCAGGAGCAATAACACCATAGATAGATGCTGTCTGAATTATACTACCTCCCTTCCCTTGCGTAACCATCTGCTTTCCAACAGCTTGGGCGACAAGGAACATTCCGTCTAAATTAACCGACATGATTTCACGCCACTGCTTAAGACTATATTCCTCGAATGAGGCAAAAAAGGCATCTAAATTATTAGACTTTCCTGCTGCATTATTATGCAGAATGTTAATTTCTCCAAACTTAGAGATGACGCGGCTAACCATTTCAGTAACAGAATGGGGATCTGATACATCACAAGCTATTCCAGTTGATTCAACTTCATATCTTTCCTTAAGATTCATTGCCAACTCTTGTGCTTTCAATTCTTGAATATCAATAACTGCTACTTTAGCGCCTGCTTCTGCTAGACCGGCACAAAAGTGTTGCCCTAATATACCTACACCACCTGTTACGACTGCAACTCGATCTGTTAAATCAAACGATTTAAGATAAGATATTTCATTCATACGCCAACACGTCTTCTTATAAGAAATTCAACAATTTCAAAGTCCAACTCAGTATCAATATCTATAGATCGCTCTTCTGGCATTACAAAAATTTGAGTATCTATATTAAATATTGTAGGGTAATTAAATAAAATATCACGCCTCCAAACGTAAACTGAAGCATTCATATCAAAACACGCAGGTGAGTCTTGACGGCGGATTATTGGCTTATTAAGTGACTTGACTAAACGAACAACGTTATTATGTCCTAATTCAACTAAATTGAAGTAAGGAGATCTTCTTGCTGGACTACCTGTAATAACATTACCTATATTCTTAGCTTCAAGTAGATTAACAGCACCTTTAATATCTTCTGGCAAACGCAATGGTGATGTCACGTCTAAATCAACAACTATATCTGTTTTTTGTTTACTTAGATACTCAACTGTTTCTACACAATGACGAATTGCATTTAACTTGGATGATGAATCAGTAGCAAGATTAGAAGGTCGATCTACAAGAATATTTACACCATAACTTTGAGCTATATCCAGTATCTTTTTTGAATCACTACTGACAGCAATTAATTCAAATAATTGAGATTTTATTGCCTGCTCTACAGTATAAGCAATCAAAGGCTTTCCATGTAAATCACGAATATTTTTATTTTTAACTCCTTTAGAGCCTGCACGAGCGCAAATTGTACAAATTCGTTGTGTCATTGTTTTATCCAAACACAGAACTTTGATGCTTTTTCAGATGCTTCTATTGTTTTCAAGGTTTCAACCGCTTGTTTGAAATCACATAATACATTATTTTTGTTTGAGACTATAGCTTGATGTTGTGCCCGATACGTCATATCTTTTTGCATAAATAATAATTTTTTTTCTTTACCATTGATACTAATTATATTATTTAATAAATCAATGTATATACTTTTATTATTCATATTGATAGATATTTCTCGGCGTGGTATCTTATCAAGATAGTTAAGATGAATAGAGATCATTGGACAAGACTCTGTTTCCATTAATATGGAATATCCATCTTCACTATCAATTTCAAGAGAACTAAATTTTCCACCAATAGCTGTTAGCCGTCGCCAAGCTCCAAACAACCAAAATACATAATCTAGCTCATGACTAAGATCTCTAAGGACACCTCCACCCTGTGAACGTTGAGCAGAGTAGCTTACTCGATAATCCCTATTTGTGCGCCAGTTTGGAAGGTATGATCCAACATAAATATGAACCATTAATACCTCACTTTTATCTAACTTATCATCTAGGATTTGTTTCAATTTTTGTAATAAAGGATGAAATCTTAGATTATAACCGACTATATCCTGATTGAAGTTATTAAAAGGAATTTCCAAACACTTGTCAAACAATGGTTTTTCTACCATAACTACGCCACGAAAATCATTAGCAACTAGACTTTTAATATCATTAAAATGCTCACTTGTACGACTAGCTACAACCACATAATTAGGTTGCCAATCAATTAAAGCTTGGGTTATGTTTTGAAAAGATGGAAAATAATTAATTGAGCGACGGCTGAATACACCAACTTGACACCCTAATTCAGTTAATAAACGAGCATGGCGTTGGCCAATCGAACCGTAGCCAATAATCAAAACTTTCATATAAAAAACTATTCTGGTTTATATTGAATTCGCTCGAGTTCTTTTATGTTTCCAATATCTAACCAAGATTCATGAATGGGATAAACAATGGTACTTCCTCCCTGTTCCTTTACGCGATTAAAAAGCATTGGCATATCACAGTACTCATTGACCTCTAAAACATCTAAAGCTTTGGGACTAAGTACATAGATTCCAGCATTGATATTGCTACGAATTACCGGTTTTTCCTCAAATCGCCTAATATTTATGCCTTCCGTATGAACAACGCCAAATGGATTTTGCCATTCATGTAATTGTACAGCCATAGTTGCCGTAGCTCCGTACCGTAGATGAAAGTCAAGCATTTGTCCATAATGAACGTCTGTTAGTATATCCCCATTGCTCACCAAAAAAGGTTGATTGGGTCGTGTGGACAAAAGACTAATTGCCCCAGCCGTTCCCAGGGGAGATTTCTCACGGAGATAATCAATTTTTACGTGCCATTGTTCACCATTGCCAAAGTAGTCTTCAATCATGTGAGCCAAGTAATGAACAGCTAAAATAAAATGCTTGAAACCCTCCCTTTTAGCACGCTCAATAATATGCTCTAGCATGGGTTTACCTTGTACAGGTAAAAGTGGCTTGGGGCAGTTTTCAGTGTGGGGCCGGAGCCGTGTTCCTTTTCCACCCGCCATAATGATCATAAGATTAGGGCGTTGGGGTAGAGTGAGTAGACGATCTAGTGAATGTAGACCAATCACCCGTCGCTGTTCATCCACAATGGGTAAGGAATGAATTAAATTAGTTTGCATCAGATCTAGGACACGATCGCGGGGCATTTGAGGCGGGACAACAAAGGGATGTTGATGAATAATCGGTTCAATTGAGCTATTTAAGCTAATTCCGCGTAATAGACCCCGGCGAATGTCCCCATCGGTAATTGTGCCAATCAACTGTTGCTCTGAATTGATCACCATCACGATTTGCAAGGTTGATTCATTCAGATTACAAATAGCCTCGTGAATTGTAGCATCTTTAGGTAAAAGTGCTTTTTTCCAGTTAATTATATTAGTCATGTTGGGTATTCACCCCAACTTTTTGGGCTGGGCTGCCAGCAACAATCCAATGTCTAGGAATAGTTTTGGGAACAACTGTACCAGCACCAATAATTGAGTTTGCACCAATATGTAATCCTGGCAAAGTGACGGCTCCGGCCCCGATAAAGGTTGATTGTTCTAAGGTGATATTGCCACAGAGAATAGCCCCTGGTGATATAAAACAGTGATCGGCAACGACACAATCGTGATCTACACTAGCACGGGTATTAACAACAACATCTTGGCCAAGGGTGACTCCCGCTTGCACGATCGCCCCCGCCATAATTTGGCAGGACTCAGCGATGTTCGTTTGCTTTGAAATGATTGCTGTGGGGTGAATCACAGAACTAAAGGTATATCCCTGGCTGCTCCACTTGATGAATAGTTGGCGGCGAGACGCGATTGAGGGATTTGCGCCAATGCCATTAACTAGATGACAGGTGGCCGGATCAATTGACTCCAAAACGCGATCGCCCCCCAAAACAGGAATATCATAAATCCTCTGCCCCACCTCTAACCCTGGATCTAAAATACCCGTAACTTGAACGCCGCTGGCTTGTAGGGCATCTAGGAGAACGCGGCCGTGGCCACCAGCCCCTAAAAGGTAGAGAGATTTAGCCATCGAGAACCTGATCAATTTCAAAATCTTCGGGAGCAATCTTCCCTACAGTTTGCCAGTACAAAAAAGGCGATCGCCCATGACCGGGACGTTTACAGGTAAGATTTTCAGGGGTAAAGTCCCCCCCCTTTTGGATAGACTGGCTGGCAACAATACTTTTACGGGCAATGTCACGATTTTTCCATTCCGATGGCTGAGGAGATTTCACCCCATCCCCCAAGCATTGCTCAATATCACGGATTTGTTGCACCATTTGTTTGAGTTCGTCTGGTTCAAGGGAGGCTTGGTGATCGGGGCCCGGTAGACGGCGATCGCTTGTAAAATGCTTTTCTATTATTTTAGCTCCTCGGGCAATGGCCGCAAGGGCAATATGGATTCCTTGGGTGTGATCAGAGTAACCTACGGGTAATCGAAAGGCTGAGGCGAGAGTATCCATCGCACATAGGTTTACTTCCGCAAAGGGAGCCGGGTATTCAGTAGTGCAATGCAAAAGGGTAACGCGATCGCCCAGTGCCGTTTGTCCCACATCCGAAGCAAAGGCCTGGTCAAAATCGCCCCGCCGTGGCAACTGTGTTTTCTCTGCAATAAACCCAAAGGCTAAAACACCCAGGGCAGCTTCCACCTCAGCTAAGGTACTCATGCCCGTTGAGAGAATAATAGTTTCGGCGGCACGGGCAATTTCCAGTAAAAAGGGCGCATTCGTAATTTCTCCAGAGGCTATTTTAACGGTCTTCAAACCAAAGGTCTGGGTAAGCAGGTGTAGGCTAGGCCCATCGAAGGGGGTCGAGAGAAACTGGATTCCACGCATCTGAGCATGATCAATGAGGTCTTGATGATCTCCGATGCTCAGTTCTA harbors:
- the neuB gene encoding N-acetylneuraminate synthase, translating into MKFGTHSTFIIAEAGVNHNGDRQLAKELIDIAADAGADAVKFQTFQAEQLVSRYAPKADYQIQTTDRQESQLEMIRQLELSIGDHQDLIDHAQMRGIQFLSTPFDGPSLHLLTQTFGLKTVKIASGEITNAPFLLEIARAAETIILSTGMSTLAEVEAALGVLAFGFIAEKTQLPRRGDFDQAFASDVGQTALGDRVTLLHCTTEYPAPFAEVNLCAMDTLASAFRLPVGYSDHTQGIHIALAAIARGAKIIEKHFTSDRRLPGPDHQASLEPDELKQMVQQIRDIEQCLGDGVKSPQPSEWKNRDIARKSIVASQSIQKGGDFTPENLTCKRPGHGRSPFLYWQTVGKIAPEDFEIDQVLDG